The sequence CTtcaggagagaaaggaaataatactgatgagggaggaaaagaatcaGACTTTTGTGGGAGACTTCATCCTACAAGGATTATTGGATCCAAACCAGTATGGACTACTCTTCTTATCTCTTATTCTCATCATGTATACTGTGGCAATAATGGGAAACACAGTCTTGATTCTTCTTATCCACTTTGACATCCGACTCCACACTCCAATGTATGTCCTTCTCAAGCATCTCTCCTTCACAGATATCTTAAACATCTCTAATACTGTTCCCATGATGGCCTTTAACTACATATCTGGTAGTAAATCCATCACATTTGCAGGTTGTGGGTTCCAGATCTTCCTCTGTGTTAGCTTTGTGGGAACTGAGTGCCTTATTCTCACAGCCATGTCCTATGATCGCTATGTAGCCATCTGCCACCCACTGCGTTATCCCATCCTTATGAACCATCAAATCAGTGTCGTTCTGGCTGCTGGGTCCTGGCTTGGGGGAATTATTGACTCTGTAATTCATACAATTTATGTGATGCTTCTCCCATATTGTGGTAAAAGGACCATTGAGCACTTTTTATGTGAAATCCAAGCCATGTTGAGACTCTCTTGTGTTGATACatcaaaatatgaagaaaaagtcTTTGTGAGTGCTGCATTCTTCTTCCTAATTCCCTTTTCTATCATCCTTGTGTCATATGGTCAGATCCTCCGAATTGTGCTTCATATGAAATCTATAGAGGCCCAGAAAAAAGCCTTCTCCACCTGTTCCTCCCACCTGGCTGTGGTTGCTGTATTCTACGGTTCATGTATCTTTACATACATGAGACCAAAGTCCTATCATACTCCAAGTCAAGACAAGGTCATAGCCATCTCATATAccatccttgctcccatgctcaACCCTGTCATCTACAGTCTCAGAAATAAAGATGTCTTATGTGCCCTTAAGAAAGTTTTTGGCAAAGCTCTTAGCCacagaaatgaaaacttttaaaaactagaCTGAATGCCTATGGATGACCTATTAGAAATGTGTGGAAAATATTGAAAGTAACATTCATGCATTTGGGGTATTGGATTAAATTACCTTAAATGTCTGACAAAATCAACTAAACCAACTCACCTATAGATGTCTataaggaaagtttatttttgtGTTGAATTTCTTTCATGAATTCTGATACTATTTATATCAAGAATGATgttatgaggcagctaggtggcgcagtggatagagcactggccctggagtcaggagtacctgagttcaaatccggcctcagacacttaataattagctagctgtgtggcctagagcaagtcacttaaccccattgccttgcaaaaaaaaaactaaaaaaaagtaagaatgatGTTAGGATTCATGATTCATTTAATCCAGTAGACAATAAGTTTACTTGTAGAAGTGACAGTGAGATGTTAAGACAATATATAAATCATCTGTAACTCATGGCACAATATTTCATCATCATGACTACATCAAAGATGCTATCAAACTGCCTTATATAACAGTAGCAGTGAATTCCACACAACACCTATCTGGAATCCAAATACTCCATACTTAGCAGGACTTATTCTCAAACAGCAAACTGTTTCCTCATAtaaactcacacacacaaacagacagacacacacacacacacattgcagctctccatgaaaaaagaaaatagctttgTCTTATTAGACATAGTTTATATATGATAGATAGGTAACTTATGATGGCTGGTTGCAgatgaacttgggttttcctttTGAACCACTGAATATAATCAGTTAGGATTTGGGATTATTGATTGATATGTGAATTCATCTCTGTACTTATAGAGAATGTAAACCTATAACTTTTCattctatgattttaaaatttttaatgtaatataaatatttcaaatgataaaataactTGTATATAATACACTcctgcaatatatatatatatatatatatatgtataactgcatgtttacatgtatgtgtataccTTGGTGTTATCAATTCATCTCTCAAGCTATCAAACTTCTGCTTCTAATTTTTTGTGCATTACCAATTATATTCCATTACTACCATTTATTCTGTTATTCATCTCAAAGAAAATGATGTTCTTGGGAGCCAGAACTGTCtactttttcaatatttattctttgTGATTAGAATGTGCTGTGTACACAATAGCCACCCTCCTCTTCCCTTCAGTCCTTCTccccattttt is a genomic window of Macrotis lagotis isolate mMagLag1 unplaced genomic scaffold, bilby.v1.9.chrom.fasta BILBYCTG039, whole genome shotgun sequence containing:
- the LOC141504039 gene encoding olfactory receptor 2AJ1-like, which gives rise to MREEKNQTFVGDFILQGLLDPNQYGLLFLSLILIMYTVAIMGNTVLILLIHFDIRLHTPMYVLLKHLSFTDILNISNTVPMMAFNYISGSKSITFAGCGFQIFLCVSFVGTECLILTAMSYDRYVAICHPLRYPILMNHQISVVLAAGSWLGGIIDSVIHTIYVMLLPYCGKRTIEHFLCEIQAMLRLSCVDTSKYEEKVFVSAAFFFLIPFSIILVSYGQILRIVLHMKSIEAQKKAFSTCSSHLAVVAVFYGSCIFTYMRPKSYHTPSQDKVIAISYTILAPMLNPVIYSLRNKDVLCALKKVFGKALSHRNENF